The following proteins are co-located in the Candidatus Izemoplasmatales bacterium genome:
- a CDS encoding FAD:protein FMN transferase gives MKRILLALLSLIAAAALLGCGTFANPNETYCTEGRVDGVYLCSRPWSVYFDTSISLTLYVTEDDAYDVAAVFDEVEATLSRYHEWFDKYHEYAGVANLWTINQSGTAPTTVDPLFYDALETAFAIAGDIVSDGVDLFNPALGPVLSIWHDARESDLCEETGIGVSTCPVPDAAALAGPFSIDPDDVILDPVLHTVTFAKPGMSLDLGGFAKGFVSEIITDRLDAMGVTYLLNSGNSNVKAGGVNPNNDTGLFYIALTKPSFDPFATGYYVYLKVPADVSVVTSGNYQRFFYGAGDGEVYHHIVDPRTFFPGGEAMAVTILIEDGARGDAYSTAIYLLSIEEGRAFVEATPGLEAIWYRADGTVVYSDGIGTYVHQWLVDVE, from the coding sequence ATGAAAAGAATCCTGCTTGCGCTTCTTTCCCTCATCGCCGCCGCCGCGCTTCTGGGCTGCGGAACATTCGCGAATCCGAACGAGACCTACTGCACGGAAGGGCGCGTCGACGGCGTCTATCTTTGTTCGCGCCCGTGGAGCGTCTATTTCGATACGTCGATCTCGCTCACGCTCTACGTGACCGAGGACGACGCCTACGACGTCGCCGCCGTCTTCGACGAAGTCGAGGCGACGCTGTCGCGCTATCACGAGTGGTTCGACAAGTACCATGAATATGCCGGCGTCGCGAACCTCTGGACGATCAACCAGTCCGGCACCGCGCCGACGACGGTCGATCCCCTCTTCTACGATGCGCTCGAAACCGCCTTCGCGATCGCCGGCGACATCGTGAGCGACGGCGTCGATCTGTTCAATCCGGCCCTCGGACCGGTGCTTTCGATCTGGCACGACGCACGCGAGAGCGACCTCTGCGAGGAAACCGGGATCGGCGTCTCGACGTGCCCCGTCCCCGATGCGGCGGCGCTTGCGGGACCGTTTTCAATCGATCCGGACGACGTCATCCTCGATCCCGTCCTCCATACCGTGACCTTCGCGAAACCGGGGATGAGCCTCGACCTCGGCGGCTTCGCGAAGGGGTTCGTCTCCGAGATCATCACCGACCGGCTCGACGCGATGGGCGTGACCTACCTGCTCAATTCCGGCAACTCGAACGTGAAGGCGGGCGGCGTGAACCCCAACAACGACACCGGTCTCTTCTACATCGCGCTCACGAAGCCTTCGTTCGATCCGTTCGCGACCGGCTACTACGTCTATCTCAAGGTGCCGGCGGACGTCTCGGTCGTCACCTCCGGCAACTACCAGCGTTTCTTCTACGGCGCCGGGGACGGCGAAGTCTACCACCACATCGTCGATCCGCGCACGTTCTTTCCCGGCGGCGAGGCGATGGCGGTGACGATCCTGATCGAGGACGGAGCCAGGGGTGACGCCTACTCCACCGCGATCTACCTGCTTTCGATCGAGGAGGGACGCGCCTTCGTCGAGGCGACTCCCGGTCTCGAGGCGATCTGGTATCGCGCGGACGGAACGGTCGTCTATTCCGACGGGATCGGCACCTACGTCCATCAATGGCTCGTCGACGTCGAATGA
- a CDS encoding sensor domain-containing diguanylate cyclase, whose translation MDGLRAFLKRLEEDFRTMSSQSTTRVYDVMMGLLSASLLGLVELLSYFLFADGDVAYRPMFLFTGALMESLFVVFVIVYRSRFGTRSRVWNALLHLYPYFVILVGLAITSIGLGHADGIESYLLAVFAAAFIRIYPRRHRIAVFAIGFMAFMTMILFYHGFSAPSLSALRLGLMVNLLSYLYATLNYQSHMNRIGMMEARDVEVRRRDEALVELRQLNDRLASSQRVTEAMMRTTTEILKNDRLDDVLQLVLDEAIQLIPAGQAGSILTLEQGKMHYRAAIGYNLKRLKLITLDEKDLLQARQENLYEPTIIRDLEVFDAAHLPSDKFEQFKEHGALVAKSVLTCSFKADGAFFGTINVDNFESEDAFGENDRVMIGTLALQLENVIAIHNLYERAMLPIRYDELTQAISRRQHRTLATEAIAAAAETGGTLTLGSLDLNDFKSVNDTYGHDVGDECLRAFADGVRANPTDGMVLSRIGGDEFTIVLPGIGKKEAEAYARKVRAYFTDHPFMIGEVAYIIRFAIGFSCFPEDGRDLSALMRIADQRMYLDKADAKR comes from the coding sequence ATGGACGGATTGCGCGCTTTCCTGAAACGCCTCGAAGAAGATTTCCGAACGATGTCCAGCCAGTCGACGACGCGCGTCTACGACGTGATGATGGGCCTGCTTTCGGCGTCGCTGCTCGGCCTCGTCGAACTGCTTTCCTATTTCCTCTTCGCCGACGGCGACGTCGCCTATCGGCCGATGTTCCTCTTCACGGGAGCGCTGATGGAGAGTCTCTTCGTCGTCTTCGTAATCGTCTACCGGTCGCGGTTCGGAACACGCTCGCGCGTCTGGAACGCGCTTCTCCATCTCTATCCCTATTTCGTGATCCTCGTCGGGCTGGCGATCACGTCGATCGGCCTCGGCCATGCGGACGGGATCGAATCCTATCTGCTCGCCGTCTTCGCTGCGGCCTTCATCCGCATCTACCCGAGGCGCCACCGGATCGCCGTGTTCGCGATCGGCTTTATGGCCTTCATGACGATGATCCTGTTCTACCACGGGTTCTCCGCCCCAAGCCTGTCGGCGCTTCGCCTCGGGCTGATGGTCAACCTGCTCAGCTACCTCTACGCGACGCTCAACTACCAGTCGCACATGAACCGCATCGGGATGATGGAGGCGCGCGACGTCGAAGTGCGACGCCGCGACGAGGCGCTCGTCGAGCTGCGGCAACTCAACGACCGGCTCGCCTCGAGCCAGCGCGTGACCGAGGCGATGATGCGGACGACGACCGAGATCCTCAAGAACGACCGGCTCGACGACGTCCTCCAGCTCGTCCTCGACGAGGCGATCCAGCTGATCCCGGCCGGACAGGCCGGTTCAATCCTCACCCTCGAGCAGGGAAAGATGCACTACCGCGCCGCCATCGGTTACAACCTCAAGCGTTTGAAACTGATCACGCTCGACGAGAAGGACCTCCTGCAGGCAAGACAGGAGAACCTCTATGAACCGACGATCATCCGCGATCTCGAGGTGTTCGACGCGGCCCATCTTCCCAGCGACAAGTTCGAGCAGTTCAAGGAACATGGTGCCCTCGTCGCGAAGTCGGTCCTCACCTGTTCGTTCAAGGCGGACGGCGCCTTCTTCGGCACGATCAACGTCGACAACTTCGAATCCGAAGACGCCTTCGGCGAGAACGACCGGGTGATGATCGGGACTCTCGCTCTCCAGCTCGAGAACGTCATCGCGATCCACAACCTCTACGAACGGGCCATGCTTCCGATCCGTTATGACGAGCTGACCCAGGCGATCTCCCGTCGTCAGCACCGGACGCTCGCGACCGAAGCGATCGCCGCGGCGGCGGAGACCGGCGGGACGCTGACCCTCGGCTCCCTCGACCTGAACGACTTCAAGTCGGTGAACGACACCTACGGCCACGACGTCGGCGACGAATGCCTGCGCGCCTTCGCCGACGGCGTCCGCGCCAATCCGACCGACGGAATGGTCCTTTCGCGCATCGGCGGCGACGAGTTCACAATCGTGCTTCCCGGAATCGGGAAGAAGGAGGCGGAAGCCTACGCCCGGAAGGTGCGCGCATATTTCACCGACCATCCGTTCATGATCGGCGAGGTCGCCTACATAATCCGTTTCGCGATCGGCTTCTCCTGCTTCCCCGAGGACGGCCGCGACCTGTCGGCGCTGATGCGGATCGCCGACCAGCGGATGTACCTCGACAAGGCCGACGCGAAACGCTGA
- a CDS encoding Gx transporter family protein produces MALRKLVTIAVLVAVSIVLSIVESTISAFVFIIPGVKLGLANIVTLLVLYAYGPKEAAVVQFLRIVLVVLITPVAGGGLFSPASFMSFFGGLLAYLAMIGMKALGRFSLVSVSVAGSLFHMVGQIGAAIVVLSTAALVYYLPYMILLSVPTGIFTGLVGKKLVAVFETRASGAGED; encoded by the coding sequence ATGGCGCTTCGCAAACTGGTCACCATCGCCGTCCTGGTCGCCGTCTCGATCGTGCTCTCGATCGTCGAATCGACGATCTCGGCCTTCGTCTTCATCATCCCCGGCGTCAAGCTCGGCCTCGCCAACATCGTCACCCTCCTCGTCCTCTACGCGTACGGGCCGAAGGAAGCGGCCGTCGTCCAGTTCCTCCGCATCGTGCTCGTGGTCCTGATCACGCCGGTGGCGGGCGGCGGCCTGTTCTCGCCGGCCTCGTTCATGAGTTTCTTCGGCGGCCTTCTCGCGTACCTCGCGATGATCGGGATGAAGGCGCTCGGGCGCTTCTCGCTCGTGAGCGTCTCGGTCGCCGGCTCGCTCTTCCACATGGTCGGTCAGATCGGCGCCGCGATCGTCGTGCTCTCGACCGCCGCGCTCGTGTACTACCTCCCCTACATGATCCTCCTCTCGGTTCCGACCGGCATCTTCACCGGCCTCGTCGGAAAGAAGCTCGTCGCCGTCTTCGAGACGCGCGCTTCCGGCGCCGGCGAGGACTGA